In Polynucleobacter sp. es-EL-1, the following are encoded in one genomic region:
- the mfd gene encoding transcription-repair coupling factor — protein sequence MSDALKLVPPIPAPRAGQRFTFSGLVGSADAALIAQSALRYRSEFSVMVVFCAQAQEAQRLLEEIPAFAPQLKTRLLPDWEILPYDHFSPHQDLVSERLATLYELLNGSCDIVLVPVTTALQKLGPPAFLSGHTFFFRQGDKLNEAALKLQLQQAGYDPVSAVMRPGEYSIRGGLIDLFPMGSSLPYRLDLFGDEIEQIRAFDPDTQRSLYPVKEVRLLPGHEFPFDDASRTAFRGRWREVFEGDPTRCSIYKDANLGIPSAGIESYLPLFFEETCSVFDYFPRSGDPVWIVGTGNLEEAIKSFWKDTLSRYEFLKHDLDRPILPPSELFLDVDQFFSAAKPNARLVLEKETKDTPQFLAVPDLAVHRRDADPINRLRALVSQEKVRILICSDSAGRKESIRQLFEESNAVAGQNGKPLYPLKPEGFDGIADFMKSGSLFGLVTAQLFNGFTWPAENLIVVTEAELFTTTARQRRKGKDSESADPDMLFKDLSELKIGDPVVHSDHGIGRYQGLVLLNLAPPKEEPIFEEFLHLVYANEATLYVPVQQLQMVTRYAGSDPDSAPLHQLGSGQWDKAKRKAAQQIRDTAAELLSLYAARAIRKGHAFEFSAHDYAAFAESFGFEETPDQANAIAAVIGDMTSGTPMDRLVCGDVGFGKTEVALRASFVAVMGGKQVAILAPTTLLAEQHVATWKDRFADWPVRIVELSRFKTTKEINTALEAIAKGEADIIIGTHKLLSKETQFANLGLVIVDEEHRFGVRQKDALKALRAEVDILTLTATPIPRTLGMAMEGLREFSIIATAPQKRLAIKTFVRREGDGVIREAVLREIKRGGQVYFLHNEVETIQNRKHALQELIPEARISVAHGQMHERELESVMREFVTQRTNILLCTTIIETGIDVPSANTIIMHRADKFGLAQLHQLRGRVGRSHHQAYAYLLVPDPEALSKQAQLRLNAIQAMEELGSGFYLAMHDLEIRGAGEVLGDKQSGEIHEIGFQLYTEMLNRAVKSLRSGKEPDLLSPLQATTDVNLGVPALLPNDYCPDVHERLSLYKRFAGTDDFSELMGLREELVDRFGDLPDQAKSFYETHRLRLEMTGFGIKKIDATPASIQIQFIPNPPIDPMKIIQLIQSSKHIQLNGQDKLKVLPLKERDFEKLEQRLDHIRKILRSLNESAMLTTAQAS from the coding sequence ATGTCAGACGCATTAAAACTGGTACCCCCCATACCCGCACCCCGGGCTGGGCAGCGCTTTACCTTTTCGGGGCTGGTTGGCTCAGCAGATGCTGCCCTCATTGCCCAATCTGCCCTTCGCTATCGATCTGAGTTTTCTGTGATGGTCGTTTTTTGCGCACAAGCCCAAGAAGCCCAACGTCTATTGGAAGAAATTCCAGCGTTTGCCCCACAACTGAAGACTCGTCTTTTGCCTGACTGGGAAATTTTGCCCTATGACCATTTCTCACCACATCAAGATTTGGTCTCTGAGCGACTTGCCACCTTATATGAATTACTAAATGGCAGCTGTGACATTGTGTTGGTGCCAGTCACAACTGCGCTCCAAAAGTTAGGTCCGCCTGCATTCTTATCGGGACATACCTTTTTCTTCCGTCAAGGCGACAAACTCAATGAAGCGGCATTAAAACTGCAACTGCAACAGGCTGGGTACGACCCTGTAAGTGCTGTCATGCGTCCAGGTGAGTACAGCATTCGTGGTGGCTTAATTGACTTATTCCCCATGGGATCAAGCCTGCCCTATCGCTTAGATCTTTTTGGCGATGAGATAGAGCAAATTCGCGCCTTTGACCCAGATACACAAAGAAGTTTGTATCCAGTTAAGGAAGTGCGTTTATTGCCTGGCCATGAATTTCCCTTTGATGATGCATCGCGCACTGCCTTTCGGGGTCGTTGGCGCGAAGTATTTGAAGGCGATCCAACCCGTTGCTCTATTTATAAAGATGCCAACCTGGGAATCCCGAGTGCCGGAATTGAATCTTACTTACCGCTCTTTTTTGAAGAGACCTGCAGCGTATTCGATTACTTCCCACGTTCTGGTGATCCCGTTTGGATTGTTGGCACAGGCAATCTAGAGGAAGCCATTAAAAGCTTCTGGAAGGACACACTTTCTAGATATGAATTTTTAAAGCACGATCTTGATCGACCCATTCTTCCGCCTAGCGAGTTGTTTCTGGATGTTGATCAATTCTTTAGCGCTGCTAAGCCCAATGCGCGTTTAGTTCTTGAAAAAGAAACTAAAGATACCCCGCAATTTTTAGCCGTGCCCGATCTGGCAGTTCATCGTCGTGATGCAGATCCCATCAATCGTTTACGTGCACTGGTGTCGCAAGAGAAAGTGCGAATATTAATTTGCAGCGATAGTGCTGGTCGTAAAGAATCCATACGGCAGCTATTCGAAGAGAGTAACGCGGTTGCAGGCCAAAATGGCAAACCACTCTACCCATTAAAGCCAGAAGGATTTGATGGAATAGCTGACTTTATGAAGAGTGGCTCACTCTTTGGTTTAGTGACGGCCCAATTATTTAACGGCTTTACTTGGCCAGCTGAAAATCTGATTGTTGTTACAGAAGCTGAATTATTTACTACCACTGCTCGTCAGCGCCGTAAGGGTAAGGATAGCGAAAGTGCTGATCCGGACATGCTGTTCAAGGATTTATCTGAGCTGAAGATTGGAGATCCAGTCGTTCATTCAGATCATGGCATTGGCAGATATCAGGGGTTGGTACTACTGAATTTAGCGCCGCCAAAAGAAGAGCCCATCTTTGAAGAATTTTTACACTTGGTCTATGCCAATGAGGCTACCTTGTATGTGCCTGTTCAGCAATTGCAAATGGTTACACGCTATGCCGGCTCTGATCCTGATTCAGCGCCACTTCATCAATTGGGTTCTGGTCAATGGGATAAAGCTAAGCGTAAAGCAGCACAGCAGATTCGGGATACTGCAGCAGAGTTATTAAGTCTATATGCGGCACGCGCAATTCGTAAAGGCCATGCTTTTGAATTCTCAGCACATGACTATGCCGCCTTTGCTGAGAGTTTTGGATTTGAGGAAACACCGGACCAGGCCAATGCCATTGCTGCAGTCATTGGAGACATGACCAGCGGCACACCTATGGATCGTTTGGTTTGCGGTGATGTAGGTTTTGGCAAAACAGAAGTTGCATTACGCGCTAGCTTTGTAGCGGTCATGGGCGGCAAACAAGTCGCTATTCTAGCGCCAACAACCCTTCTGGCTGAACAACATGTCGCAACTTGGAAAGACCGTTTTGCAGACTGGCCAGTGCGTATCGTTGAGCTCTCACGCTTTAAAACCACCAAAGAGATTAATACGGCATTGGAAGCCATTGCTAAAGGCGAGGCTGACATCATCATCGGCACCCATAAGCTGCTCTCCAAAGAAACTCAGTTTGCCAATTTGGGATTGGTGATTGTGGATGAAGAACACCGCTTTGGCGTGCGTCAAAAGGACGCTTTGAAGGCATTGCGGGCTGAAGTCGATATTCTGACCTTAACAGCTACCCCCATTCCGAGAACCTTAGGCATGGCTATGGAAGGGCTTCGAGAATTTTCGATTATTGCTACTGCCCCACAAAAGCGTTTAGCCATTAAGACTTTTGTGCGTCGTGAAGGCGATGGCGTTATTCGGGAAGCGGTGTTACGAGAAATCAAACGTGGTGGTCAAGTCTATTTCCTGCATAACGAAGTGGAGACCATTCAGAACCGTAAGCACGCATTACAAGAACTGATTCCGGAAGCGCGCATAAGCGTGGCCCATGGACAAATGCATGAACGGGAACTCGAATCTGTCATGCGGGAATTTGTGACGCAAAGAACCAATATATTGTTGTGCACGACCATCATTGAAACAGGTATTGACGTACCTAGCGCCAATACCATCATCATGCATCGTGCAGATAAATTTGGCTTGGCACAATTACATCAATTGCGTGGTCGCGTGGGTCGCTCACACCATCAAGCCTATGCCTATCTTCTGGTTCCTGATCCAGAAGCCCTCAGCAAACAAGCGCAGTTACGACTCAATGCCATTCAAGCCATGGAAGAATTAGGTTCTGGATTTTATTTGGCTATGCATGATTTGGAAATTCGTGGTGCTGGTGAAGTTCTGGGTGATAAACAATCCGGTGAGATTCATGAGATTGGCTTTCAGCTGTATACCGAGATGCTCAATCGCGCAGTTAAATCTTTGCGAAGCGGAAAAGAGCCAGACTTATTGTCCCCACTGCAAGCTACCACTGATGTTAATTTAGGTGTTCCCGCCCTATTACCCAATGACTACTGTCCCGATGTTCATGAGCGCTTATCCTTGTATAAGCGTTTTGCAGGCACTGATGATTTTTCAGAGCTCATGGGATTGCGCGAAGAATTGGTTGACCGCTTTGGTGACTTGCCAGATCAAGCAAAATCTTTTTATGAGACCCATCGCTTGCGCCTTGAAATGACTGGTTTTGGTATCAAGAAAATCGATGCTACGCCTGCTTCAATTCAAATCCAATTTATACCCAATCCGCCGATTGATCCAATGAAGATTATTCAGTTAATTCAGTCATCAAAACATATTCAACTCAATGGTCAAGATAAGCTTAAAGTTCTCCCCCTCAAAGAACGGGATTTTGAAAAATTAGAGCAGCGCCTAGACCATATTCGAAAAATACTTCGTAGCCTTAATGAATCCGCTATGCTCACAACAGCTCAGGCAAGTTAA
- the ispD gene encoding 2-C-methyl-D-erythritol 4-phosphate cytidylyltransferase: MPSANSSTQAQCHALLPTAGTGSRLGGALPKQFQELAGKPMLSYAIDAFIKTPQIASIWVGVSPGFINNPILGGLSNTAKPLHCLPTGGPTRQETVRNTLAAMLEAGIPETDWVLVHDAARPGITPELIQKLIGVVSECGEGGLLAMPVADTLKLSDGTLVIAGNPIRAQKTVARDHLWQAQTPQMFCLKTLHDAIEDGIRQEADITDEASAMELAGIKPILVEGATRNFKVTHPADWSLMQVILQSSQK, from the coding sequence ATGCCTTCCGCAAATTCATCAACCCAAGCCCAATGCCATGCCTTGCTACCTACCGCTGGGACAGGCTCTCGTCTTGGGGGAGCTTTGCCAAAGCAGTTTCAGGAATTAGCAGGCAAGCCAATGCTTTCTTACGCCATCGATGCATTTATCAAGACACCACAAATTGCCTCTATTTGGGTTGGTGTGAGCCCTGGATTTATCAATAACCCCATTCTGGGAGGGTTGTCTAATACTGCTAAACCCCTGCATTGCTTACCCACTGGCGGCCCAACTCGCCAAGAAACAGTACGCAATACCTTGGCAGCAATGCTTGAGGCGGGCATTCCAGAAACAGATTGGGTGTTGGTGCACGATGCAGCCCGTCCTGGAATTACTCCCGAGCTGATTCAAAAGCTCATTGGCGTAGTGAGCGAGTGTGGTGAGGGTGGTTTGCTGGCAATGCCGGTTGCAGACACCTTAAAGTTATCCGATGGCACCTTGGTTATCGCCGGCAATCCAATTCGCGCTCAAAAGACGGTTGCGAGAGACCATCTCTGGCAGGCTCAGACCCCACAAATGTTTTGCTTAAAAACATTGCATGACGCTATTGAAGACGGTATTCGACAGGAAGCCGATATTACTGATGAGGCCAGTGCCATGGAACTTGCTGGGATAAAGCCAATATTAGTAGAAGGGGCGACTCGTAATTTCAAAGTAACCCATCCGGCCGATTGGTCTTTAATGCAAGTGATATTGCAATCTTCGCAAAAATAA
- the phaR gene encoding polyhydroxyalkanoate synthesis repressor PhaR, with the protein MATRSKKTGDSRLIKKYPNRRLYDTQTSTYVTLADIKNLVMSGDPFSVVDAKTDDDLTRNILLQIILEEEAGGAPVFSTQMLSQIIRFYGNSMQGLMGSYLEKTMQSFVDIHNKLGDQTQGLGAGSTPEAWAKMMNLQNPMMQGLMGNYMEQSKDLFVKMQEQMQNSPAIFGGFPFTPPAAKTEKE; encoded by the coding sequence ATGGCTACGCGTTCAAAAAAGACTGGTGACTCCCGTCTGATTAAGAAGTACCCCAATCGTCGTTTATATGACACCCAAACCAGCACCTATGTGACGCTGGCCGATATTAAAAATTTAGTGATGTCTGGCGATCCCTTTAGCGTAGTGGATGCTAAAACAGATGATGACCTCACTCGCAATATTTTGTTGCAAATCATTTTGGAAGAAGAGGCTGGTGGCGCACCTGTTTTTTCTACGCAAATGCTTTCCCAAATCATTCGCTTCTACGGCAACTCCATGCAGGGTTTAATGGGTAGTTATTTAGAAAAGACGATGCAGTCCTTTGTTGATATTCATAACAAGCTAGGCGATCAGACCCAAGGCTTGGGTGCTGGTAGTACTCCAGAAGCTTGGGCCAAGATGATGAATCTCCAAAACCCAATGATGCAAGGTCTCATGGGTAACTACATGGAGCAAAGCAAAGATTTGTTTGTCAAGATGCAAGAGCAGATGCAAAACTCTCCAGCGATTTTTGGGGGATTTCCATTTACACCTCCAGCAGCTAAGACTGAAAAAGAGTAG
- the ispF gene encoding 2-C-methyl-D-erythritol 2,4-cyclodiphosphate synthase, producing MTQSASHIPQFRIGQGYDVHALVVDRKLILGGVHVPSEKGLLGHSDADALLHAITDALLGAAGLNDIGQLFPDTDPQFKDMDSRILLRSALQKIQAAGFQVGNVDATIICQKPKLATFLPEMVRNIAADLAVTPSHVNLKAKTNESLGHLGRGEGIAVHAVALLYKA from the coding sequence ATGACCCAAAGTGCATCTCATATTCCGCAATTTCGAATTGGCCAAGGCTATGATGTGCACGCTTTAGTGGTAGATCGAAAGTTAATTCTCGGTGGAGTTCATGTTCCCAGCGAGAAGGGGCTTTTGGGCCACTCAGATGCGGATGCACTCTTGCATGCCATAACCGATGCTTTGCTTGGTGCGGCAGGGCTTAATGACATTGGCCAGCTTTTTCCAGATACCGACCCCCAGTTTAAGGATATGGATAGCCGTATTTTGCTGAGAAGTGCTTTACAAAAGATTCAAGCTGCAGGCTTTCAGGTGGGAAATGTCGATGCCACCATCATCTGTCAGAAGCCTAAATTAGCAACTTTTCTTCCTGAGATGGTGCGCAATATTGCGGCAGATTTGGCTGTTACCCCAAGCCATGTCAACCTCAAGGCCAAAACAAATGAATCCCTAGGCCATTTAGGGCGGGGTGAGGGCATTGCCGTTCATGCGGTAGCTTTGCTCTACAAGGCCTAA
- the serB gene encoding phosphoserine phosphatase SerB, translated as MTTPLTLVALSHEPINPALQSGLEHHAKILGLQISCTQSNTAHQPYFSQRWSCNKVLMPEARIAMREIATHYQADLAFLSEGFKPQDIKVLAMDMDSTLINIECIDEIADFTGKKAAVSEITEATMRGEIKDFKESLRRRVALLEGISAEVLESVYQERLRPNPGAKELLANANDLGLYTLLVSGGFTFFTEKLRLELGFKQTQANTLEIIDGKLTGKVLGDIVDGTAKAAYLEQACIKMGCLKKHSITMGDGSNDLPMMHGSGISIAYRAKPIVKEKADAAFDRVGLDAALLLID; from the coding sequence ATGACTACACCCCTTACTCTCGTAGCTTTGTCGCATGAACCGATCAATCCTGCCCTGCAGTCTGGGCTAGAGCATCATGCGAAAATTTTAGGTCTTCAGATAAGTTGCACCCAAAGCAATACAGCGCATCAACCCTACTTTTCACAACGTTGGTCATGTAATAAAGTATTGATGCCAGAAGCACGCATCGCGATGCGTGAGATCGCCACTCATTACCAGGCTGATTTGGCGTTTCTATCTGAGGGGTTTAAACCTCAAGATATCAAAGTATTGGCAATGGATATGGACTCCACCCTAATCAATATTGAATGCATTGATGAAATCGCAGACTTCACTGGCAAAAAAGCGGCAGTATCTGAGATTACTGAAGCTACTATGCGTGGTGAGATTAAAGACTTTAAAGAAAGCTTGCGTAGACGAGTGGCCCTACTAGAGGGTATCTCTGCAGAGGTTCTAGAGTCAGTGTATCAAGAGCGTTTACGCCCCAATCCGGGCGCAAAAGAATTGCTTGCAAATGCAAATGATCTTGGGCTCTACACCCTATTGGTATCTGGTGGCTTTACTTTTTTTACCGAGAAGCTGCGCCTAGAGTTAGGTTTTAAGCAAACTCAAGCCAATACCTTAGAAATCATTGATGGCAAACTGACCGGCAAAGTATTAGGCGATATTGTTGATGGCACAGCTAAAGCGGCCTATCTCGAACAAGCTTGCATCAAGATGGGTTGCTTGAAAAAACACTCTATCACCATGGGTGATGGCTCTAATGATCTGCCAATGATGCATGGCTCAGGCATTAGCATTGCCTACCGAGCTAAGCCTATCGTCAAAGAAAAAGCCGACGCGGCTTTTGACCGAGTCGGCTTAGATGCTGCTTTACTGCTCATCGACTAA
- a CDS encoding 3-ketoacyl-ACP reductase encodes MSQKIAYVTGGMGGIGTAICQRLAKDGFKVIAGCGPNSPRKDRWIAEQKALGYDFIASEGNVSDWDSTVAAFDKVKAEVGRVDVLVNNAGITRDSVFRKMTPDAWKAVIDTNLNSLFNVTKQVVDGMADNGWGRIINISSVNGQKGQFGQSNYSTAKAGLHGFTMALSQELASKGVTVNTVSPGYIGTDMVKAIREDVLEKIVAGVPVKRLGTPEEIASICCWIASMDGGYATGADFSLNGGLHTG; translated from the coding sequence ATGTCTCAAAAGATTGCATATGTAACCGGTGGTATGGGTGGAATTGGTACCGCGATTTGTCAACGCTTAGCCAAAGATGGCTTTAAGGTGATCGCTGGTTGCGGTCCAAATTCACCACGCAAAGACCGCTGGATTGCGGAGCAAAAAGCCTTGGGCTATGACTTCATTGCCTCTGAAGGTAATGTCTCAGATTGGGATAGCACTGTAGCTGCCTTTGATAAGGTTAAGGCAGAAGTTGGTCGCGTTGATGTTTTAGTAAACAACGCTGGTATTACCCGTGATAGCGTCTTCCGCAAAATGACTCCAGATGCATGGAAAGCTGTGATCGATACTAATCTCAATTCACTATTTAATGTCACCAAGCAAGTAGTTGACGGTATGGCAGACAATGGTTGGGGTCGGATTATCAATATTTCTTCTGTGAATGGTCAAAAAGGTCAGTTTGGCCAATCGAACTATTCAACTGCAAAAGCAGGTTTGCATGGCTTTACGATGGCTTTGTCACAAGAACTGGCTTCCAAAGGTGTGACGGTGAACACGGTTTCTCCTGGCTATATTGGAACGGATATGGTTAAAGCGATTCGCGAAGATGTTCTAGAGAAGATTGTTGCTGGGGTGCCGGTGAAGCGTTTGGGTACTCCTGAAGAGATTGCCTCAATCTGCTGCTGGATTGCCTCAATGGATGGTGGCTACGCAACTGGTGCGGACTTCTCCTTAAATGGCGGGCTACATACTGGCTAA
- the rimO gene encoding 30S ribosomal protein S12 methylthiotransferase RimO: MAGKVGFVSLGCPKALVDSELILTQLSAEGYETAKDYSGADLVVVNTCGFIDSAVEESLAAIGEALSENGKVIVTGCLGARKNADGSDLIQSIHPKVLAVTGPHATAEVMQAIHLHLPKPHDPFTDLLPPIGVKLTPKHYAYLKISEGCNHRCTFCIIPSMRGDLVSRPIGEVLLEAKKLFESGVKELLVVSQDTSAYGVDIQYRTGFWDGKPVKTRMFDLVNALNQIAREHQAWVRLHYVYPYPHVDDILPLMAEFSDHGYGVLPYLDIPLQHAHPDVLKRMKRPASGEKNIERISAWRAACPDLVIRSTFIAGFPGETEEEFQYLLDFLDEAQIDRAGCFAYSPVDGATANQLENPVPDAVREERRARFMAKAEEISTKRLAKKIGKRLQVIIDSVDESGGIARSTGDAPEIDGLVRVLPPTKPSKRYRVGDIIKVTAINSQGHDLIAET, from the coding sequence GTGGCGGGTAAAGTTGGTTTTGTTTCTTTAGGTTGCCCTAAAGCCTTAGTTGATTCTGAACTCATTCTCACGCAGTTAAGTGCCGAGGGTTACGAAACTGCCAAAGATTATTCTGGTGCCGACTTAGTTGTCGTGAACACCTGTGGCTTTATTGATTCCGCAGTCGAGGAGAGCTTAGCCGCTATTGGTGAAGCACTCTCCGAGAATGGCAAGGTCATTGTGACTGGCTGCCTAGGAGCTCGCAAGAATGCCGATGGCAGCGATCTCATTCAGAGTATCCATCCAAAAGTGCTTGCAGTTACCGGTCCTCATGCCACTGCTGAAGTAATGCAGGCCATTCATCTACATCTTCCAAAGCCTCATGATCCCTTCACGGATTTGTTACCCCCCATTGGCGTCAAGTTAACCCCTAAGCATTACGCTTACCTAAAGATTTCTGAAGGCTGTAATCATCGCTGCACTTTTTGCATCATTCCGAGCATGCGCGGCGATCTAGTATCGCGACCGATTGGCGAGGTATTGCTTGAAGCAAAGAAATTATTTGAGTCTGGTGTCAAGGAGCTATTGGTGGTGTCTCAAGATACCAGCGCCTATGGTGTTGATATTCAATACCGTACCGGCTTTTGGGATGGCAAACCAGTCAAGACGCGCATGTTTGATTTGGTCAATGCACTCAATCAAATTGCTAGAGAGCATCAAGCATGGGTGCGCTTACATTATGTTTATCCCTATCCCCATGTTGACGACATCCTGCCTTTAATGGCGGAATTTTCTGATCATGGTTATGGTGTATTGCCATACCTAGACATACCGCTGCAACATGCCCATCCAGATGTACTCAAACGCATGAAGCGTCCAGCAAGCGGTGAAAAGAACATTGAGCGTATTTCTGCGTGGAGAGCAGCTTGTCCTGATTTAGTGATTCGCAGCACTTTCATTGCTGGCTTTCCAGGAGAGACTGAAGAAGAATTTCAATACTTGCTTGATTTTTTAGATGAGGCTCAAATTGATCGAGCAGGCTGCTTTGCTTATTCGCCCGTCGATGGTGCTACTGCCAATCAATTAGAAAACCCTGTGCCTGATGCTGTCCGTGAAGAGCGGCGTGCGCGATTTATGGCCAAGGCAGAAGAAATATCCACTAAGCGACTTGCCAAAAAAATAGGCAAACGTCTTCAAGTCATCATAGATAGCGTTGATGAATCTGGCGGAATTGCCCGCTCAACGGGCGATGCCCCTGAAATTGATGGTTTAGTACGGGTTTTACCGCCCACAAAGCCCTCGAAACGTTACCGAGTTGGGGATATCATTAAAGTTACAGCTATTAACTCCCAAGGGCATGACCTAATAGCCGAAACTTAA
- a CDS encoding acetyl-CoA C-acyltransferase family protein, which yields MSRDVVVLSAVRSAIGSFGGALSSLEPSELGGMVMKEAVARSGVDPALINYVTVGNTIPTDNRYAYVARVASIQAGLPMESVAMALNRLCSSGLQAIVTTAQAIMLGDCDYGIGGGVEVMSRGMYGSPAMRSGARMGDTKMIDLMVSVLTDPFGVGHMGVTAENLVEKWKLTRDEQDALAVESHRRAANAIKEGRFKSQIVPITIKTRKGDVVFDTDEHVRPDTTMETLAKMKAVFKKDGGSVTAGNASGINDGAAFFVLADAETAKKAGQKPIARLVSYAIAGVPNHIMGEGPIPATKIALERAGLKLDQIDVIESNEAFAAQALAVTKGLGLDPAKTNVNGGAIALGHPIGCSGAAIATKAIHELQRVQGKYALVTMCIGGGQGIATIFERL from the coding sequence ATGAGTCGTGATGTCGTTGTTTTAAGTGCAGTTCGTTCTGCGATTGGAAGTTTTGGTGGTGCACTCAGCAGCCTTGAGCCTAGTGAGCTCGGCGGCATGGTCATGAAAGAAGCGGTTGCACGCTCAGGAGTAGACCCCGCATTAATTAATTACGTGACCGTTGGTAATACGATTCCAACGGATAATCGCTACGCCTATGTTGCGCGTGTCGCATCCATTCAAGCGGGCTTGCCAATGGAGTCAGTAGCAATGGCTCTTAACCGTTTATGTAGCTCAGGTTTGCAAGCTATTGTCACTACAGCGCAAGCCATCATGTTGGGTGATTGCGATTATGGTATCGGCGGCGGTGTCGAAGTTATGTCTCGAGGCATGTATGGTTCACCAGCAATGCGCAGTGGCGCTCGCATGGGCGATACCAAGATGATTGATTTGATGGTTTCAGTATTGACTGATCCATTTGGCGTAGGCCATATGGGTGTTACTGCAGAGAACTTGGTAGAGAAGTGGAAGCTCACCCGTGATGAGCAAGATGCCCTCGCAGTAGAATCCCATCGTCGCGCTGCTAACGCCATCAAAGAAGGTCGCTTTAAGTCTCAAATTGTTCCAATCACTATCAAAACCCGTAAGGGTGATGTTGTGTTTGATACCGATGAGCATGTCAGGCCTGACACCACCATGGAAACATTGGCGAAGATGAAGGCAGTCTTTAAGAAAGATGGCGGTAGTGTGACTGCTGGTAATGCCTCTGGTATTAATGATGGCGCTGCATTCTTTGTATTGGCTGATGCTGAAACTGCAAAGAAAGCTGGTCAAAAACCAATCGCTCGTTTAGTTTCTTATGCAATTGCTGGTGTGCCAAATCACATCATGGGCGAAGGCCCAATTCCAGCAACCAAAATCGCTTTGGAACGTGCTGGCTTGAAGTTAGATCAAATTGATGTCATTGAGTCTAACGAAGCTTTTGCAGCTCAAGCATTGGCTGTCACTAAAGGTCTCGGATTAGACCCTGCTAAAACCAACGTTAACGGTGGTGCGATTGCATTAGGTCATCCAATTGGTTGTTCTGGAGCGGCAATTGCTACTAAAGCTATCCATGAGTTACAGCGCGTGCAAGGTAAATACGCTTTGGTAACGATGTGTATTGGTGGTGGTCAAGGCATTGCAACCATTTTTGAGCGCCTCTAA